The sequence GGCAGCCGATCAATGTTGTGCGCGCAGGATACGGCGGCGAAAAGATCTCCGCGTACAGCCGGTTGTATTCAGGCAAGTCTTCTTGTTTCGCTACGTAACTGCGGACTTGCACGACGTTTCGCAAGCTTAATCCGGCCGCTTGAAGAACTGCTTCGACATTGGCGAACGAGCGGCGCATTTCACCGGCGAACGTATCTTCGACGATTTTTCCCAGCTCATCGACCGACGCCTGACCCGAAACGAATACAAACCCGCCGGCGCGGATGGCAGGGCTGAGCGGTATTGCTCCACTTGAAACCCCAGGGACTCGAATCACATCGGTTGGCATGTTGCCTGAACCCTTTTTTCATGTTGCGACAATAGGGTCGCAATAGGATCTAAATTACGGGGACTTGTGTTTCATTATTCAGAATAATATATTTACTATTATGGAATCTTCAATTTTGGTCAAGGCCTTTGCGCTGCTCGAAGCGACCGCTGAGCGGCCTTCGACCAAATCTCTCGGAGATTTGGCATCAACCGTTGGGCTGACTAAATCGACAGCGCATCGGATCTTAAGAACGCTCAGAGCGTTAGGCTACGTCGAGCGCTTGCGCGGCGGCCAGTATCGGCAAACCGGACAAGTGCTTCGATTGGTCGCCGGCGCGGATGAACGTCGTCTGATCCAGGCGAGCGATGCGCTGCTGAGTCAACTTCATGCATCGACCCGAGAGACGGTCAATCTCGGCGTGCTACGTCAAGGGAATGTCGTATATGTGAAGGTCCTGGAAAGCCCGTTGCCGCTACGGCGCGTGGTCGAGCCCAATTCCACCGATCCGTTCTATTCGACAGCGCTGGGTCGAGCAATCGTGGCTCACTTACCGATCGAACAGCGCGAGCTCCTCTTGAGCAGCGTCCAGCTCGTGAAGCATACACCGGCGACAGTTACCGATACCGACACGTTACAAGCGATTCTGGATCAAGTTTACCAGCAGGGGTATTCCCTTGAACAAGACCAGACCGATTTGGGAGTCACCTGCATCGGTGCGGCGATATTTCAAGCACACCTGCCGATCGCCGCAGTCAGCCTAAGTATTCCGACTGCCCGTTTCAGCCTGGAGTACGAGATGCAACTCGTTTCCGCCGTCCGCTCGACGGCAAGCCAAATCACTCGCCAATTGGCGAACCATCCGGAGCCGGCTTCATGACCGATAACGCTCGCGAACCGATTACTTTGGAAATGATGCGGTGCTCGCTGTATTCCGCCGTTGTGTGCGATGCGCTCGATGCCGTC comes from Pirellulales bacterium and encodes:
- a CDS encoding RidA family protein, which encodes MPTDVIRVPGVSSGAIPLSPAIRAGGFVFVSGQASVDELGKIVEDTFAGEMRRSFANVEAVLQAAGLSLRNVVQVRSYVAKQEDLPEYNRLYAEIFSPPYPARTTLIGCLGTVVKFEVDVIAFHEPCD
- a CDS encoding IclR family transcriptional regulator, encoding MESSILVKAFALLEATAERPSTKSLGDLASTVGLTKSTAHRILRTLRALGYVERLRGGQYRQTGQVLRLVAGADERRLIQASDALLSQLHASTRETVNLGVLRQGNVVYVKVLESPLPLRRVVEPNSTDPFYSTALGRAIVAHLPIEQRELLLSSVQLVKHTPATVTDTDTLQAILDQVYQQGYSLEQDQTDLGVTCIGAAIFQAHLPIAAVSLSIPTARFSLEYEMQLVSAVRSTASQITRQLANHPEPAS